The proteins below come from a single Drosophila kikkawai strain 14028-0561.14 chromosome 3R, DkikHiC1v2, whole genome shotgun sequence genomic window:
- the Nepl16 gene encoding membrane metallo-endopeptidase-like 1, with translation MTADSSARNVFRKNGVAGLGNNGHGRNLITTANPSGGSSASLLQKQLSFKTPVGSKQMGKSDEIEMIDSANIENFNTRYNKNSIIGWICCAPCIWLRTSAAVHKMAITSATLLVTTLLVASPILFLISTAPSPLPRDCYMEGDRCSPAVSAPPECTDPICEAVASSIQARLNWNKDPCTEFKKFSCWRNTRNKNITNLIEMGNSQKSVDSQMLYLFQNKIMNDTFNILHNLFESCLQQTTNSTIMHHILDSLGGYIPVGSVGPSSIAPLIAKIYDLGPSPLVDLYYDLSYGRRPHILLIISGPSTSSTILERKIRWMSPKAPPSRIRQGLPKLLADLIDNFLPYFVSYAQRVSEKDTIFEFIKDLNKLQVEHSRRGFWDSTVLYNVSNLQDLYPVLNWTLLIPSNWSGPIVVRNSDYLKALEYFLTKYPTRVAHNSLLLLSALEILPRDYPSPEVCTRSTMWALPELSSALYIAQHSSDDLKDITKRAEIIFKSLKAHLKRAPSLKGAALVKLSALKIQSQTWDGFSNTTDLLRTLQTLDITAECWFQNILEIYKKNKLVPTDINLHGGGSHDAWAYPIVSTIFYDTLSHSIVVPLSVILIPYFNAVLPPYLHYASVGVSIAKEILRSITKSFDEKAMRCVPHSVNIFSNYSRMDILIHSGGMQISYHSMLSLTGPIKGMARLPGLNLTPTQIFFLVSAQELCAESNYLGIDTNAPEFDNILGWLVAQGGSATEVFKCPSGSMINVQKTCNVL, from the exons ATGACAGCTGATTCCAGTGCACGTAATGTATTCCGAAAGAACGGCGTTGCCGGCTTGGGGAACAACGGTCATGGCCGGAATCTTATTACGACGGCGAATCCATCCGGCGGGAGCAGTGCCTCCCTGCTCCAGAAGCAATTGTCCTTTAAGACGCCCGTGGGGTCCAAGCAGATGGGCAAATCCGATGAGATTGAAATGATTGACAGTGCGAACATCGAAAACTTCAATACGCGATATAATAAG aATAGTATTATTGGATGGATATGCTGTGCCCCGTGTATATGGCTGCGTACCTCCGCGGCGGTGCACAAAATGGCCATCACTTCGGCCACCTTGCTGGTGACCACATTGCTGGTAGCATCgcccattttatttttgataagcACCGCACCCTCTCCCCTGCCGCGAGATTGTTATATGGAGGGGGATCGATGCTCGCCCGCCGTCTCAGCACCGCCCGAATGCACGGATCCCATTTGCGAAGCAGTGGCCTCCAGCATCCAGGCCAGACTCAATTGGAACAAGGATCCGTGCACCGAGTTCAAAAAGTTTAGCTGCTGGCGCAATACCCGAAATAAGAACATAACGAACCTCATCGAAATGGGGAACTCGCAGAAAAGTGTCGACTCACAAATGCTGT ATctttttcaaaacaaaataatgaaCGACACTTTTAATATATTGCACAATTTGTTCGAAAGCTGCCTGCAGCAGACAACTAACTCTACTATTATGCACCACATTTTGGATTCTTTGGGTGGATATATACCTGTTGGCTCAGTGGGACCCTCCAGCATAGCGCCTTTGATAGCTAAAATTTATGATCTCGGTCCAAGTCCCTTGGTGGACTTGTATTACGATCTAAGCTATGGAAGGAGGCCGCACATTCTACTCATAATCAGTGGACCCAGTACATCGTCAACTATACTTGAG CGCAAAATTCGCTGGATGAGCCCGAAAGCACCACCAAGTCGTATTCGACAAGGACTACCGAAACTATTGGCCGATTTAATCGACAATTTTCTACCATATTTTGTGTCATATGCTCAAAGAGTGTCTGAGAAGGATacaatttttgaatttattaaggACCTAAACAAG CTCCAAGTGGAGCACTCTCGCCGAGGCTTCTGGGACAGCACTGTTTTATATAATGTATCCAACCTACAAGACTTGTACCCAGTT CTAAATTGGACCCTGTTAATACCATCGAATTGGAGTGGACCCATCGTTGTCAGAAATAGTGATTATCTGAAGGCCTTAGAATATTTTCTTACCAAGTATCCAACCCGAGTGGCACACAACTCGCTGCTTTTGCTGAGCGCTTTAGAAATACTGCCCAGGGATTATCCCAGTCCCGAGGTATGCACGCGATCTACGATGTGGGCCTTGCCCGAATTGTCATCGGCCTTGTATATTGCTCAGCACTCATCCGATGATCTGAAGGATATAACGAAAAGG GCGGAGATCATATTTAAATCCTTGAAAGCACACCTAAAGAGAGCTCCTTCACTGAAGGGAGCTGCCCTCGTGAAATTATCGGCATTAAAGATCCAGTCACAGACCTGGGATGGCTTTTCAAATACCACGGATTTACTGAGAACCCTTCAAACCTTGGACATAACCGCCGAGTGTTGGTTTCAAAACATCCTGGAGATATACAAGAAGAACAAGCTGGTACCAACGGATATTAACTTGCATGGAGGAGGCTCCCATGATGC CTGGGCCTACCCCATCGTTTCGACTATATTCTACGACACCCTTAGCCATTCTATCG TTGTCCCATTATCTGTCATCCTCATACCGTATTTCAATGCTGTGTTGCCTCCATATTTACATTACGCCTCTGTTGGTGTATCCATTGCGAAGGAGATTTTGCGTTCGATTACCAAATCGTTTGACGAGAAGGCCATGCGTTGTGTTCCACATTCTGTGAACATATTCTCGAACTATAGCCGCATGGATATACTGATTCATTCGGGAGGAATGCAGATCTCATACCACTCAATGCTCTCCCTAACCGGACCCATCAAGGGAATGGCAAGGTTACCAGGCCTCAATCTAACGCCGACACAAATCTTCTTTTTAGTCTCGGCTCAGGAGCTGTGCGCCGAATCGAATTACTTGGGCATTGATACCAATGCTCCCGAGTTTGATAATAT ATTGGGTTGGCTCGTTGCCCAAGGCGGGAGCGCGACTGAAGTATTCAAGTGTCCATCGGGATCCATgatcaatgtacaaaaaacCTGCAATGTGCTTTAA